The sequence AAGTACGTGCGCGAGGAGCGGCTGGCGCCGCTGGGCGAGGCGGTGCGCCGGCTCAGCCGCCTGCCGGCGGAGAACCTGGGGCTCGCCGGGCGCGGCCGCATCGAGGAAGGCTGCTTCGCCGACCTCGTCGTCTTCGACCCCGTGACGATCGCCGATCGCGCGACCTACGAAAACCCTCACCAATACGCCGTGGGCGTGCGCGACGTGATCGTCAACGGCCGCGCCGCCCTGCGCGACGGCGAATTCGCCGGCCACCTCCCCGGCCGGGCGCTGCATGGGCCGGGCAGAAGCGGCCGGGCTTAGACGTTAGATTGACAGCATCGGATTTCGGATCATACGCGTCAGACCATTCGGCAGTTTTTCATAGCCGGTCGGGAGAATCACGATGCGTATCCCTGCCGTCGCCCTGCTGCTCAGCGTTTTCCTGCTGTTCCCGGCCCGCTCGCTGCAAGCGCAGCAGGCGCCGGACATCAAGACCGTGATCGAAACCTACAAACAGGCGCTGATGAAGCTCGACGGCCCGACCGTAGCGAGTCTCTTCGACGACAATATCGTGGTCAACGATCTGGGGATGACTGCCAAAGGGAAGGCCGAAGCGATCGCCGAACTGGGGCAGGCCGTCGCGCAGAACCCCGGCCTGACGATCACCTTCGGCGACACGGTGTACGTACTGGATACCGCACTGGAGCGCTTCGCCTTCAGTTCCGATCCGGTTACGGCGGCCGGATTTAGCCGGCTGTGGGTGATCGAGACGATCGTGGTGCAGAACGGCAAAATCGTCAGCTACACTGCCATCTTTGACAGCAGCGACGCCGAAACTGCCCGCTTCCTTGCCGCAACAGCCGGCGGCTAACGTCCGGCGGCCGGTCAGGCTTCGCCGGTGCCCAGCATCACCACGCCGGTGAAGTTGACCTGGCGGCCGTCGTACTGGCTGGCGATCGACTGCAGGACGCGCGACTGGGCCGCGGCCCGCTGTGCGGGCGCAACGCCGGCGAAGAGCCGCTGCACGTCAGGCTGCAGCTCGAAGAGACCCTGCCAGGCCTGCTCCGGCCCACCCGGCCAGGGAAACGGCAGCGTGTGCTCGCTTTCGCGGATGCCGGTGAAGCCTGCCGCCCGGAAGGCCGCGGCGAGGGCGCCGGGCCGCGCGTAGCGCAGGGCATCCGGCAGGCCCGCGGCGACCGGTGCGGCGTGGTTCGCCAGCAGCGTGCGCACGGCGAACAGCGTGTTCCGCTGCGGCGGACCCCAAGAAAGCACGGCAAGTCGCCCGCCCGGCTTCAGCACGCGGCGGCACTCCAGCAGCGCCCGCGCGGGATCGGGAAAGAGGGTGATCGCCAGGCGGCAGACCACCGCGTCGAATACGCTGTCGGCGAAGGGCAGCGCCTGCGCATCGGCCTGTTGCAGCCGCACGTTCGTGCAGGCCGCGCGGCGCAGCCGCTCCGCCGCGCCGGCCAGCATGGCCGGCGCCAGGTCAACCGCGGCCACGCTGCCGCCGGGCGCCACGGCTCCGGCCAGGGCAAGGGTCAGATCGCCCGTGGCGCAGGCGAGGTCGAGCGCGCGGGCGCCGGGCGCCGGGCGCGCCGCACGGACCGCCAGCGCCGTGGCCCCGGCGTAATGTGCCGCGAACTCATGCTGCCAGCGGCGCCAGGCCGGCGCCCGCTCGCTCCAGGTTTCGAGTGCGGTGTTCTGCATTTGCTCTCCCGGCCGGGGCGAAATCATTCGCACGGCGCGCGACGCCCCTCCATCCAGTCGAGCGTAGCGGCCGAACGTTACGAATGCAGAACGAAGCTTGCAGGGTATGCACGCTGCCGGGTCGCCGTGTGGGGTAGGGCGATGCAGTCGCTTTCCGTGCACACTGCGGGTGCGGGCTGGGTCGCTTGTCGCCTCGCTGCCTGGCGCCAGTGTGGCATACGACGGCATGCCGCAGCGTGCTCCCACAGAGTCATTGCCGCGGCAGTTTGGTGTTGTCCCAACTGACGGTGTGCGCCGGCTGAAAACGCACCCAGCGCCAGTGGCGGCCGCGGGCCGTGCGGCTGGCATATTCGCGCCGGCCGGCCTCGCCGTGCCCCAGCGCGTACTTGTCCGCCATCTGCTCTTTCGCCTTCGCCAGGTCTGGGTCGGCCTGCTCGGCGGCCTGGTCTTCCAGCACGGTGGCGCGGCCCTGCAGCATCACGCCCTGCAGCTCGGGGAAGCGCTCGTTGCGGTCGACCAGCACCGTGGCGATCGGGTTGCGGCGCAGGTTCACGACCTTCTGCCCGCGGCAGTAGAAGTAGACTTTGCCGCCGGCCCAGCCGAACCAGAGCGGCGTAAGGTTGATGCGGCTGCCGGGGCCGATCGTGGCGACGCGCATGTTCCAGCAGCTCGCCATCAGCTCGTCCAGCTCGGCGGGTGAGAGCGCCAGTTCGGCGGGAATGGGCATCGTTGCGCCTCCTGCGGCGGGCTCGGCCGCTGCCGCGAGTGTACGGCCCGGCGGCGCGATCTGTCGCCCGATCTCGGCGACGGGCGCTACTGTCCCGCCGGTGCCAGGTATTCCGCGGCCACGAAGCCTTGCTGGCCGTTGTAGGAGACGCCGATCCAGTCGTGGCCGTCGGCGTTCGGCGGCGGGAAGGGGCCGACCACGCTCACCGTCGTGCCTTCCGGCAGCAGCGTCAGCTTGTTGTCGCCGATGCCGGCGCCGCCGCGCAGGTAGGCGCCGTCACCGTCTGTGCCGCTGACCCTGGCCTGCATGCCGGCGTGCAGGGCGCCGCGCCCCGGCGCGTAGACGATCAGGCCGTACGGCCCCGGCTGCGCCTTCAGCATCGCCTGCTCGAACAGCCCCAGCGGCAGGGTGATGTCGCCGCCGCGGATCCAGCCGTCCCAGCGCGGGCGCTGGTCGTCCGAGTCGAGCAGGTGCACGCTGTCGTCGCCGAAGCCGACCACCACCACCCAGTGATCGCCGTAGTCGGGGCTGCGGCCGAGGACCGTGCCGTGGACTTCGGCGATCACCAGGTTGCCCGCGGCCACCGCGTCGCGCATCATCTGCGCCTCTGCCGCGGGCTCGCCGGGCAAGCTGGAGGGCACGTAGTCGTAGCGCAGGCCGTATCGATCGAGGGCGCGCTTCAGATCGTCGTAGACCGTGCCGATGGAGACCGGCTCGCCGGTAGCGCGACGCACGGAGGCGACGAAGGCCGCGTCGGAGAGGCCGGCCGGCCGCAGGCCGTAGCCGGTGAGCACCATCGCGATGCTGGTCGGGCCGCAGTCGAAGTCGTCGCTGGCGTTGCCCAGGTACTGGTGGATGTAGCGCAGCGGCAGGTCGTTCATCAGGTCGTGGCCCAGCGCCGGACGCGGGGCGGCGAGCGTTGGCGCGTGCAGCAGCGCCAGCAGCACGACGGCGCCGGCGAGCGGGCGAAGGAAGTGGCGAGGGGGCGATGACGCGCGTGTGGCGAGCGGCGCGACCGAGATCCTCATAGGCGGGCGATGCTCCGAGGCGCTGGTATCGTGGGCCAGTCAGCCAGGCCTGGACGGCGTGCCGCCAGACGCATGCAGCATCGGCGCAAGGCCCGAGCGCCAGTATAGCGGCGCCCGGGTAACTGTCAAGTTATGTTAGCAGTTGACGCATTATTGTGCAGGAATAGCGGCCAGGGGCGCGGCGCCGCAGGAGCAGGCGCCGGCGCCGCCCTCCGCCTCGCCCAGCAGACTGCAGCCCGAGCACTCGCCCGCCGGGTGGTCGCAGGCACAGTCACCGGCCAGGTGCGCGTCGAGGTTCTGCAACTGGCTCTGCAGCAGGGTCAGCTCGGCGATCTGCCGGCCCACGTCGTCGATGCGCAGCCCCAGCGCCTCCTTCAGGCGCGGCTCGAAGGCGCGGCAGGGCTCCTCGAAGGCAGCGCGCACCAGCTCGCGCACGGCGGGCAGCGCCAGGCCGAGCGCCCGCGCCCGGCGGATCAGCTTCAGACGGCGTACGTCTGCGGCGGAGTAGAGGCGGTAGTTGCCCTCGCTGCGCGGCGCCGCGCTCAGCAGACCCTGGCTTTCGTAAAAGCGCACCGTCGGCACGGAGACACCGGCCTCGCGCGCCACGGCGCCGATCGTGAAGTGGTGAGCAGGGATCGCGGAGGTCGTCGTCATGCCGGCTAGTTCGTGGAGAAGGGGCCGCTGCCGGGCTCGCCGGGCTGGTCGTCGATCTGCTTGCGCAGTTGCTCGGCCAGCTCCTTCGCCATCTCCTCCATCTTCTCCGGCGTGAGGCCGATGCGCGTCAGCATCTCCTGCATCAAGCGCGAGACTTCGTTGAAGTCCTCCTTGATCAGGGCGGCGGCCAGCTCGAGCTGCGATTCGAGGTGGGTGAACAGCTCGCGGCGGTCGCTGTCGCTGGTGGTGGCGAGGCCGGCGGCCATCAGTTTGGTGAACAGGTTCACCGTGCGCGCCACGTGGATGCGGTCTTCGGGCGCGAGGGGAAACTGCCCGGTGATCGCGATCTCCAGCCCGCTCTGCTTGTCGGTGGCGATGTACTGATCGGCCATAAATCAAGTATAGAGCGACCGGAGCTGCAAGCGCAGGCGTTCGCGAGATCTGGCCGATCTGACCGGCTGCGATCCGCCTCTGAACTCGCCGGCTCAGCCCGCCAGCACCACGATCGCGCGTGGCTGCTTGATGCGCAGCACCAGCATCTCCAGCACGCGGAAGAGGTGGTTGAGGTTCTCCGGTCCCTGATAGGCGACGATCATGTCCTGCGCCAGCGCCAGGTCCATCGTTGCGCTTTCGGCGCTCAGCACCAGCGCCGTCTGCTCCGGCACGACCGGCGACTGGTAGACGCCGCCGCGCACCAGCTTCTGCACCTGTTCCACCGTGAGCAGGCCCGAGTTGCCGTACATGCGGTTCAGCCGCGAGAACAGGAGCGGGCTGGTCAGCACGGTCGCAGCGCCGTAGAAGCCCGCACTGAACAGCGCCTCCGTGGCGGCAACGACGGCGTTCAGCGCCTGCTCGGGGTCGTTCCAGTCGCCCAGCGGCCGCTGCTGGGCGCCGTCCACGGCGCGCAGGCCGGGCAGGCCCAGCAGCAGGTTGCCGTTGACGATCAGGTCGTCCTCGGCGTGGGCGCAGGCGGCGGCGGCCGCGTCGGCGCCGCCCATGTCGAGCGGGGCGCCGGTCTGCGCCGCCGCTTCCAGGTCGCGCCAGGGCAGGCGGAAGTCCTTGTAGATCAGCGGCACGGGCAGATAGCGCCGCACGGAGAGGCGCACGCTGGCCGACTCGGCGTTGCCCATCAGGTCCACGGCGCCGCCCGCGCCGCCGGAGAGGCGATCATCGGGCACGGCCTGCGTGCCGGGGCCGAGCGGCCCGAAGATCGGGATGAAGCGCCGGCAGACCAGCGCCCGGCGCGCGGTCTGCACCACGGTCTCGTCCAGCGCCAACCACTGCTCCGGCGTCAACGGCGCCTGATCGCGCAACAGCAGGTCCATGCTTCGCCCCCATGCCCGGCGCATCGCGCACCGGCGCAGCGCCCAGATCGGCGGCGCCAGCGTAGTACGTCCGCAACCGCTTGCACATGCCCCGATAAGCTGAAGACAGCCGCCGCGCGGCCGCTACGATGCGGGAGAAGCCGCGCGCCGCGATCGGCGCAGGCGCCGCGGCGCAGCAGTGCCGGTGCGAGGTGCGCGAGATGGCTGCAAGCGGAACGGGGAAGCCGGCGCAGTTTACCGTGGGCAGCCTGATCCCCGGCTGGCAGCCGCCGGCCGAGGCTCTGCCGCTGGAAGCGCCGAACTGGGCGGTCAGCGACGGCGTGGTGCGGCAGGGCGCGCCGCTGGCCGGCTACACCGCGGCGGGCGTGGAGCGGCTGCACTACAACAACCCGTACGGCCAGACGATGGAGCGGGTCTGGTTCGACGGGAAGATCGTCTTCGCCATCGATGTCGGCCGCGTCGAGGTCGACGTGTCGAAAGTGAAGGTCGCGCAGGAGTACCAGGTCGTCTACGCCGTCGATCTGGACGAGGAGCTGAAGCTGCGCGCCGAGCCGGAGCTCGTGCCGGACCAGCTCAACATCTACGACTCGGTGCCGGGCATGGCGAAGTACAGCCCGCTCTGGCAGTTCAACTACGTGATCGTGCCGCGCGGCTACGCGCCGAACACGCTGCGCTCGGAGCGTGACTGCCTCGCCAGCGGCTACGAGATACGCCGGAGCAACGTCGTCGAGAACTGACCGGTGGTGTAACGGCCGCCGTGCGCGGCCCAATCACAGCCCGGGCCACAGTTCCCGAGGTCGGTGAACGCTCCCGCGGCCGTATCACGCCCGCGCCGCGTGGCATACACTGGTCGCGTGCCCGGCGTGACCGCTTTGCCGGACACATGTGCGTGCCCGGAACGGCCGGCCGTTGCCGATCTGTCGAGGTGCCGATGGTCCAGCTTGCAGCCATGCTGCTGCTGCCCGAATACCGCCCGCGTGTGTGGGGCGGCCGGCGGCTGAAGGCCGCCGACCCGCCGATCGGCGAGGCCTGGATCTGTTACGAGGGCAGCGAGCTTGGCGGCGGTGCGCAGGCAGGCGCCACGCTTCAGGAACTTGCCGCGCGCTTCGGCCCCGCGCTGACCGGCCGCCGCGCCCCGCACGGCGGCAAGCGCTTTCCCATCCTGCTCAAACTGCTGGACACGGCCGACTGGCTCTCCATCCAGGTGCATCCGAACGACGCGCAGGCCCGGCGGCTGGAAGGCCGCGAGGCGATCGGCAAAACCGAGGCGTGGCATGTGCTGGACGCCGGCGCCGAGGCGCGCCTGATCGCCGGGCTGCGGCCGGGCAGCAGCCGCGGCGCCCTGCGTCGGGCGCTCGCTAACGGCGGGCTGCTGCCGCTGCTCTGCGAGCGCGCTGTCACGCCAGGCGACACACTGCTGATTCCGGCCGGCACGGTGCACGCGCCGGGTCCCGGTCTGCTGCTTTACGAGGTGCAGCAGATGTCGGACATCACCTATCGCCTCTGGGACTGGGACCGCCCGCAGACGGCCGGCCGCGCGCTGCATCTCGACCAGGCACTCAGTGTCGTGGACGCGGCCGCCGATCCGCCGCTGCGCCATGCCGGCCCGCCGGCCGAGGGCTACACCCCGCTCACCGGCTGCCCCTACTTCACGCTCACGCTGCTGCGCGCGGAGCGACAGCCGCTGCGCCTGGCGCCGGACGGGGAGACGTTTCACGCCCTGACGCTGACGGCGGGCGCGGCCGAGCTGCACGGCGCGGGCTGGAGCCTGCCGCTCGCGCCGTACGAGACCGCCGTGGTGCCCGCCGAGTGCCCGGATTACGCGTTCATCCCAGCGTCAGGTGGTTGCACGGCACTGCTGGCGGCGCTGCCCTGATGGGCGTTACACAACCAATTGTCAGGCCACGTTCATGGACGGCCCGCGCCTGCGAATGCTACGCTGAACGTAGTTCGGAAGCAGTTCGCTCTCGCGGAGGCAGGGCACTCGTGCGGCAATTCCGGCGGCCAACCGCGCAACACTGGGCGACGCTCGTGCAAGGCGGGCGTCACCCGCTGCTGACCGCCCATGGCCCGTTCGTCGCTGCCGCAAGCCCCTAGATCGCCTCAACGGCAGCCGTGTTCGAGAGCCACGGGAATTTCCCGCGGCTCTTCTGTTTTGCTTGTGTTTGCCGCTCCCGCGCCGCACGGAAGGAGGGTCTGAAGGCGTCGCTCAGTGAGCGGGTCCAGCCGTGTTGACGACCTGGGAGAGAGCGTGATGTCCCACATCGAAACCTGGGCAGAGATTGTGCGCCTGGAAGCGGCGCTGCGGGAGCGCAAGGCTGCGCGGCGCGCCCGGCTGGGTCCTCTCCCGGAGCGCAAGAACGGCTGGCTTGGCCTGCGGGCGGCGATCGAGCGGCTGGCGCACCGCCTGCGGCGCCGTCCCGCCGCGCCGCAGGCGGCCGCGGACACGGCGCCCAGGCAACCCGCCTGCCGCGGCCGCACGCTGGCGGCGCGCCGGGTGTGCCGGGTCTGCGGCGCTCGCACACACGGCGCGACGGCCTTCCGCCCCGGCTACCGCCCGCGCCGCTGCGCACGGCCGATCGCGCGGGGCAAGTCGCGGATCTGAGGTTCCACGGCGCAACGCAGTGCCGGTCTGCCGGTCCGCTCAGGTCGAGCTCGCTCACAGTGGCGGCGGTTGCCAGCCGCCCAGCGCGGCCTCGACCTGCCGTGCCAGCGCGAGCGCTACCTCCTCCCGCCAGGGCCGGGCGACGATCTGCACGCCGATCGGCAGCCCCTCGGGCGAGGCGCCGGCGCGCACCACGACACAGGGCCAGCCGGTGAGGCTGTACGGCACGGTGTAGCTGATCATGCTCGCCTGCCGGAAGTCGTTCGCCGTCCAGTTCTTCGATGTCCCGTGCGGCACGGCGGGCACCGCGGCCACGGGGCAGACGATCGCGTCCCAGCGCTGCATGAACTGCAGCATCGTGCTGCGGAAGCGGCCCCAGCGGCGCAACAGGCGGTAGAAGTCCGCGGTGGGCATCCTACCGTCGATCACCGACTCCCAGTAGCCCTGCGTGATCGGCCAGGCGCGCTCGATGCCCTCCGGCCGCTGCTCCTCCAGCGCCGCAACGCACGCCCTGAGCGATTGCGCCGCCGCGCGCACCGCCGCCGCGACGGCCGCAGCCGCCTCGCTCACGCCATCATTGGTGAAGCAGGCGACGCGCAGCACGGCCAGGTCCACGCCGGCCGCGTCGAGCAGCGGCACCGGCGCAACGCCGGCGTCGAAGCCGTCCGGACCGGCGATCAGCGGCAGCGCCAGGCAGAGATCCTCGACGCGGCGGGCGAGCAGCCCGACCTGCGTGCGCGGATCGTGCATGTCGCCGGTCTGGCCGCCGGTGGTGGTCGGCACGCGGCCGGCGGTCGGCTTGATCGTGACGATGCCGCAGTTGTGCGCCGGCAGGCGCAGGCTGCCGCCCGAGTCGCTGCCCAGGCCGAGCGGTGAACCGCCCGCGGCGATCAGCGCCGCCTCGCCGCCGCTGCTGCCGCCGGGTGTGCGGCTCAGGTTGTACGGATTGCTGGTGCGGCCGTAGACCGGGTTGTCGGTCTCGATGCCGCCGCCCCAGGGCGGCACGTTGGTCTTGCCCAGCACGATGCCGCCCGCCGCGCGCAGCCGCGCGACAACCGTCGCGTCGCGATCAGGGATGAAGCCGGCGCGCTCCGCCACGCCCATCGCGCCGATTACGCCGGCCACATCGAGCGTGTCTTTGACGGTGAAGGGGACGCCGTGCAGCGGGCCCGGCTGCTCGCCCCGCGCGAGGGCCGCATCGGCCGTGCGGGCAGCCGCCCGCGCCTCTTCTGCCGGCAGTTGCACGACGGCGTTGATCTGCGGATTGATCGCCGCAATCCGCGCCAGGTGCGCCTCGATCACCGCGGCCGACGAGACCTCGCGCTCACGGACTGCCCGCGCCAGCTCCGTGGCCGGCGCGAACGTCAGCGGGATCATGGATGTCCTTTCGTGGCCCTCCGCGCCTCCGCGGACGCGGAGCCGGCATGCTCTGTTCGACTCGCCCGTGTGCGGTTGCCGCCATCGCATCCACCTCCGCAGCTGGTGCCGCGACGATAGCACAGCGCGCCGCGCCGCACGCCTGCTCGCCGCGCCGCGGGTCGCGCCGGCAGGCGCGACGGGCGCACGCCGTGCGCCCCTGCCGCGGCCTGCTAACCCGGCGCCGCCGCGGACCTTCCTCCGCGAGATCGCCCCTCTCCCTCTCCCAGGATTGGGAGAAGGAGAGGGGTCGTAGAAACGAAGTGAGGATGAGGGTCCGCTCCACCCTCACGTTGACGTGAGAGTTGGCGGTCGCGTACCCTGCGGATGCATGCGAACCGTCCTGCGCATCTTCTCGTATCTGCGTTACAACCGCGGCGCCACCGCGCTGGCCTACATCGCCCTGGCCGGCGCGGCGCTGTTCAACATCATCACGCCGCTGGTGATCAAGCAGGCGATCGACTTCGGCCTGGCGCACAACAGCCGCTCCTTCCTGGTGCTCGCGGGTGTGCTGGTCGTGGCCGTTGCGCTCGTGCAGGGCGTCTTCGAGTTCTTCCAGAGCTATCTCGGCCAGTACCTCTCGCAGACCGTGGCGTTGCGCCTGCGCGACGACCTCTACGAGGCCGTGCAGCGGCAGAGCTTCGCCTTCCACGACCGCAGCGAGACGGGCCAGCTCATGTCCCGCGCCACGGTCGACGTCGAGCAGGTGCGGGCCTTCATCCAGCTCGGCCTGCTGCAGTTGACTTACGCGGTGGTGCTCTTCGCGATCACCGTGGTGGTGGCGCTGCGCATCAACTGGCAGATGGGACTGCTCTTCCTCGCCGTGATGCCGCTGATCGGGTTGCGCGCCTGGAGCGTGAGCCGCAGCCTGCGGTCGCTCTGGGTGCGGGTGCAGGGGGCGCAGGGCGCCTTCACCAGCGTCTTGCAGGAGAACCTGGTGGGCGCCCGCGTGGTGCGCGCCTTCACGCGCGAGCGCGAGGAGCTGGACAAATTCAACGTCTCCAACCGCATCGTGCGCGTCGATTCGCTGGAGGCGAACCGGCTCGCCGCCTTCAACCAGCCGCTGATGACCTTCCTGCTCAACGCCGCCACGGCGATCATCGTGATCTACGGCGGCTACGCGGTGATGCATCACCAGCTGACGCTGGGCGGGCTCGTCGCCTTTCTTGAATACCGCACCAACCTCACCGGCCCGGTGCGCACGATCGGCTTCCTGCTCAACCTCTGGACGCGGGCCACGGCCGGCGGCCAACGCATCTTCGAGATCCTTGACGCCGAGCGCGAAGTGCACGAGCGGCCCGGCGCCGTGGCGCTGGCCGGCGTGCGGGGCCACGTACGCTTCGAGCGCGTCTCGTTCGGCTACAGCCGCGAGCGTCCCGTCCTGCGCGAGATCGAGATCGATGCGCCGCCGGGCACGCTTGTCGCCCTGCTCGGCCCCTCGGGCAGCGGCAAGAGCACGATTACCCAGCTCCTGCCGCGCTTCTACGATGTGACCGAGGGCCGCATCACGATCGACGGCCACGACATCCGCGACGTGACGCTGGAGTCGCTGCGCCGCGCGGTCGGCATCGTCCTGCAGGACCCGTTCCTCTTCTCCGCCACGATCCGCGAGAACATCGCCTACGGCGCGCCGGGCGCCACGCCCGAGCAGATCGAGGCCGTGGCCCGCGCGGCGCGGCTGCACGAGTTCATCACCAGCCTGCCCGACGGCTATGAGACATGGGTGGGAGAGCGCGGCATCACGCTCTCCGGCGGCCAGCGCCAGCGCGTCGCCATCGCCCGCACGCTGCTGCTCGACCCGAAAGTGCTGATCCTGGACGACGCGACCAGCAGCGTGGACATGGAGACCGAATATCTGATTCAGCAGGCGCTGGCCGAGCTGCTGCGCGGCCGCACGACCTTCGTGATTGCGCAGCGGCTGCGCACCGTGCGCGACGCCGACGAGATCCTGGTGCTGAAGGACGGGCGCATCGTGGAGCGCGGCCACCACGAGGAGCTGCTTGCGAACGAAGGCCCGTACCGCGAGATCTACGACCTGGAGCTGCGCGACCAGGAGGAGCTGAGCGAGATGGCGGCGGTACGGCCCTCATAACCCCCATCCCCCTTCTCTCCCATACAGGCCGCAATCGTCTCGCGGTCCACCGAACTTCTGTGTATGGGAGAGAAGGGGGCGATCGCTGGGAGGTTTCGCGGGCAAGCCGGTCGGCGTGGCTTGCGGCGTGCTGCGCAGGGAGCGCTGCCAACCGTCTGGTAGGGGCCGTCCGGGAACGGCCCGTCGCGGCCGCAGCCACGACTCACGGCGCGCTGCTAACCCGGCAACCATACGTATCAGCAACCAACGATCGCCCCTCTCCCAGGATTGGGAGAGGGGAAGGGGGTGAGGGCCGAGGATGGCGCTAGGTTTCGGCGGTATGGGCGGGGGCGGCGGCTTCGGCGGCGCCGGGCGCGGCATGATGCGCCGCGCCGGCATAGACGGGCGCTCGCCCGACGACGAGGAGTTCGGCAAGCCGTTCGACGGCAAGCTGCTGCGCCGCCTGCTGCCCTATCTCACGCCCTACAAAGGCCGCGTCACGATCGCGGCGCTGCTGATGCTCGTGGCCACGGCCACCAGCGTGGCCACGCCGTACTTCCTCACCCTCGCGATCGACGACTTTATCGCCAGGAACGACATGCACGGGCTCGTGCTGCTGATGCTCGGCTTCGTGCTGATGCAGCTCGTCAACTGGTTCGCGACCTACGGCCAGAGCTACTCGATGACCTACGCCGGCCAGTGGGCGCTCTACCGGCTCTCCGAAGACGTTTTCTGGCACCTGCAGGTGCTGCCGATCGCCTTCTTCGACCGCAACGAGACCGGGCGGATCATGTCGCGCGCCCAGAACGACATTTCTGTCCTGCAGCAGCTTTTGAGCAGCGGCCTGCTCAGCATCATCGCCAGCTCGCTCACCACCGTGGGCATCGTCTTCACGCTGCTGGCGCTCGACTGGCGGCTGGCGCTGGTGACGCTGATCTCGCTGCCCGTGCTGTTCGGGATTATTGCCGTCTGGCAGCGCTACGCCCGCAAAAGCTTCGTACGCACCCGCGCCGCGATTTCCATCGTCAACGCCAGCCTGCAGGAGAACGTCTCCGGCGTGCGCATCATCCAGAGCCTGACGCGTGAGGACGAGAACCGCCGCCGCTTCGGCACGGTCAACCGCCAGAACTTCAACGCCAACCTCGAAGCGAGCCGCGTCTCCGCGATCATCAACCCGCTGGTGGACCTGGTGAACGCGATTGCGATCGCGGTCGTGATCGCCGTGGGCGGCTCGCTCGTGCTCTCGCACGATCTGAAGGTCGGCGCGCTGGTCGGCTTCGCGCTGTACGTGAACCGCCTCTTCGACCCGATCGGCCAGGTGACGCAGCAGTACAGTACGCTGCAGCGCGCCACGGTCGCGGCCGAGCGCGTCTTCGCCCTGCTGGACGAGCCGGTGAAGATCGCCGACCGGCCCGGTGCGATCGAGCTGCCGCCGGT is a genomic window of Dehalococcoidia bacterium containing:
- a CDS encoding MerR family transcriptional regulator, whose product is MTTTSAIPAHHFTIGAVAREAGVSVPTVRFYESQGLLSAAPRSEGNYRLYSAADVRRLKLIRRARALGLALPAVRELVRAAFEEPCRAFEPRLKEALGLRIDDVGRQIAELTLLQSQLQNLDAHLAGDCACDHPAGECSGCSLLGEAEGGAGACSCGAAPLAAIPAQ
- a CDS encoding type I phosphomannose isomerase catalytic subunit, producing MVQLAAMLLLPEYRPRVWGGRRLKAADPPIGEAWICYEGSELGGGAQAGATLQELAARFGPALTGRRAPHGGKRFPILLKLLDTADWLSIQVHPNDAQARRLEGREAIGKTEAWHVLDAGAEARLIAGLRPGSSRGALRRALANGGLLPLLCERAVTPGDTLLIPAGTVHAPGPGLLLYEVQQMSDITYRLWDWDRPQTAGRALHLDQALSVVDAAADPPLRHAGPPAEGYTPLTGCPYFTLTLLRAERQPLRLAPDGETFHALTLTAGAAELHGAGWSLPLAPYETAVVPAECPDYAFIPASGGCTALLAALP
- a CDS encoding pyridoxamine 5'-phosphate oxidase family protein, whose amino-acid sequence is MPIPAELALSPAELDELMASCWNMRVATIGPGSRINLTPLWFGWAGGKVYFYCRGQKVVNLRRNPIATVLVDRNERFPELQGVMLQGRATVLEDQAAEQADPDLAKAKEQMADKYALGHGEAGRREYASRTARGRHWRWVRFQPAHTVSWDNTKLPRQ
- a CDS encoding amidase, coding for MIPLTFAPATELARAVREREVSSAAVIEAHLARIAAINPQINAVVQLPAEEARAAARTADAALARGEQPGPLHGVPFTVKDTLDVAGVIGAMGVAERAGFIPDRDATVVARLRAAGGIVLGKTNVPPWGGGIETDNPVYGRTSNPYNLSRTPGGSSGGEAALIAAGGSPLGLGSDSGGSLRLPAHNCGIVTIKPTAGRVPTTTGGQTGDMHDPRTQVGLLARRVEDLCLALPLIAGPDGFDAGVAPVPLLDAAGVDLAVLRVACFTNDGVSEAAAAVAAAVRAAAQSLRACVAALEEQRPEGIERAWPITQGYWESVIDGRMPTADFYRLLRRWGRFRSTMLQFMQRWDAIVCPVAAVPAVPHGTSKNWTANDFRQASMISYTVPYSLTGWPCVVVRAGASPEGLPIGVQIVARPWREEVALALARQVEAALGGWQPPPL
- a CDS encoding ABC transporter ATP-binding protein; this encodes MRTVLRIFSYLRYNRGATALAYIALAGAALFNIITPLVIKQAIDFGLAHNSRSFLVLAGVLVVAVALVQGVFEFFQSYLGQYLSQTVALRLRDDLYEAVQRQSFAFHDRSETGQLMSRATVDVEQVRAFIQLGLLQLTYAVVLFAITVVVALRINWQMGLLFLAVMPLIGLRAWSVSRSLRSLWVRVQGAQGAFTSVLQENLVGARVVRAFTREREELDKFNVSNRIVRVDSLEANRLAAFNQPLMTFLLNAATAIIVIYGGYAVMHHQLTLGGLVAFLEYRTNLTGPVRTIGFLLNLWTRATAGGQRIFEILDAEREVHERPGAVALAGVRGHVRFERVSFGYSRERPVLREIEIDAPPGTLVALLGPSGSGKSTITQLLPRFYDVTEGRITIDGHDIRDVTLESLRRAVGIVLQDPFLFSATIRENIAYGAPGATPEQIEAVARAARLHEFITSLPDGYETWVGERGITLSGGQRQRVAIARTLLLDPKVLILDDATSSVDMETEYLIQQALAELLRGRTTFVIAQRLRTVRDADEILVLKDGRIVERGHHEELLANEGPYREIYDLELRDQEELSEMAAVRPS
- a CDS encoding nuclear transport factor 2 family protein; this encodes MRIPAVALLLSVFLLFPARSLQAQQAPDIKTVIETYKQALMKLDGPTVASLFDDNIVVNDLGMTAKGKAEAIAELGQAVAQNPGLTITFGDTVYVLDTALERFAFSSDPVTAAGFSRLWVIETIVVQNGKIVSYTAIFDSSDAETARFLAATAGG
- a CDS encoding class I SAM-dependent methyltransferase — protein: MQNTALETWSERAPAWRRWQHEFAAHYAGATALAVRAARPAPGARALDLACATGDLTLALAGAVAPGGSVAAVDLAPAMLAGAAERLRRAACTNVRLQQADAQALPFADSVFDAVVCRLAITLFPDPARALLECRRVLKPGGRLAVLSWGPPQRNTLFAVRTLLANHAAPVAAGLPDALRYARPGALAAAFRAAGFTGIRESEHTLPFPWPGGPEQAWQGLFELQPDVQRLFAGVAPAQRAAAQSRVLQSIASQYDGRQVNFTGVVMLGTGEA
- a CDS encoding family 1 encapsulin nanocompartment shell protein codes for the protein MDLLLRDQAPLTPEQWLALDETVVQTARRALVCRRFIPIFGPLGPGTQAVPDDRLSGGAGGAVDLMGNAESASVRLSVRRYLPVPLIYKDFRLPWRDLEAAAQTGAPLDMGGADAAAAACAHAEDDLIVNGNLLLGLPGLRAVDGAQQRPLGDWNDPEQALNAVVAATEALFSAGFYGAATVLTSPLLFSRLNRMYGNSGLLTVEQVQKLVRGGVYQSPVVPEQTALVLSAESATMDLALAQDMIVAYQGPENLNHLFRVLEMLVLRIKQPRAIVVLAG